Proteins encoded together in one Janthinobacterium tructae window:
- a CDS encoding DUF1854 domain-containing protein, which translates to MASTTFTLSRDTFGKLVMTAEDGQVFEGVAPVRAFPIQSPDEGISLVLGNGKEVAWIERLDTLPEPARSLLQEELEGREFMPEIARVKSVSSFATPCTWYVDTDRGETQFVLKGEEDIRRIGATSLLIADNHGIHFLIRDMFNIDKTTRKILDRFL; encoded by the coding sequence ATGGCCAGTACAACTTTTACATTAAGCCGCGACACCTTCGGCAAGCTGGTGATGACGGCCGAAGACGGCCAGGTCTTTGAAGGCGTGGCGCCCGTGCGCGCCTTCCCCATCCAGTCGCCCGACGAAGGCATTTCGCTGGTGCTGGGCAATGGCAAGGAAGTGGCGTGGATCGAGCGCCTTGACACCTTGCCCGAGCCGGCGCGCAGCCTGCTGCAGGAAGAACTGGAAGGGCGCGAATTCATGCCCGAGATCGCGCGCGTGAAAAGCGTCAGCAGCTTTGCCACGCCCTGCACCTGGTACGTCGATACGGATCGGGGCGAGACGCAGTTCGTGCTGAAGGGCGAAGAAGACATCCGCCGCATCGGCGCCACGTCGCTGCTGATCGCCGATAACCACGGCATTCACTTTTTGATACGCGACATGTTCAATATCGACAAGACGACGCGGAAGATACTCGACCGCTTCCTGTAA
- a CDS encoding ABC transporter ATP-binding protein: MTTELNVPATTIPLTSLPEHWLAEVESKLSPGENVLSSVEVDLDARLRFTKGIIVVTEKRLLARSPGDSDWKSWSFRPGLRLTHHDHAGVGHLELFDDHGRLASWRFTLGQNLHAIRVLEQFVERLDSHLTGQPVLQAEQEVCPSCKAPLEPEQEECPICAKVLYTPPSTWTLFRLWRFAHPYRGQLALGFMLMLLSTAAHMIPPYLTAPLMDNVLIPYQNGKHIDPWLVVYYMSGLLGSALLAWLLGWGKTYVLALVSERMGADLRSATYEHLMKLSLEFFGGKRTGDLMSRIGSGSDRICVFLSLHLLDFASDVLMIIMTGVILWSMNPWLAIMTLAPLPFIAWMIHLVRDRLRTGFEKIDRVWSEVTNVLADTIPGIRVVKAFAQEKREAARFRDANAHNLAVNDKLNKVWSLFSPTVSFLTEMGLLVIWCFGIWQLSRGEITVGVLTAFIAYSTRFYGRLDSMSRIVSVTQKSASAAKRIFDILDHVSSVPEPAHPVKLEKIEGRIDLREVGFRYGNRAVNRGITLNIKAGEMIGLVGHSGSGKSTLVNLICRFYDVSEGAILLDGVDIRSFAVSDYRRNIGLVLQEPFLFFGTIAENIAYGKPHASRQEIIAAARAAHAHEFILRLPQGYDSMVGERGQGLSGGERQRISIARALLIDPRILIMDEATSSVDSETEKEIQKALDNLVQGRTTIAIAHRLSTLHRADRLVVLDRGQVVEVGSHDELMAKEGAYFRLYEAQARNNELALDDKE; the protein is encoded by the coding sequence ATGACAACTGAACTGAATGTTCCTGCAACAACTATTCCCCTCACCTCGCTGCCTGAACACTGGCTGGCGGAGGTGGAGAGCAAGCTTTCTCCAGGGGAGAACGTTTTAAGTAGCGTTGAGGTTGACCTCGATGCGCGATTACGTTTCACAAAAGGCATAATTGTTGTCACCGAGAAGCGTTTGCTGGCCCGTTCACCGGGCGATAGCGACTGGAAAAGCTGGTCTTTCCGCCCTGGATTGCGCCTGACGCACCACGACCACGCCGGTGTCGGCCACCTGGAACTGTTCGATGACCACGGCCGCCTGGCCTCGTGGCGCTTCACCCTGGGACAGAACCTGCATGCGATCCGCGTGCTGGAACAGTTCGTCGAGCGCCTCGACAGCCACCTGACGGGCCAGCCCGTGCTGCAAGCGGAGCAGGAAGTGTGTCCGAGTTGCAAGGCGCCGCTGGAGCCGGAGCAGGAAGAATGCCCGATCTGCGCCAAGGTGCTGTACACGCCGCCGTCCACCTGGACCCTGTTCCGCCTGTGGCGCTTCGCCCACCCTTACCGTGGCCAGCTGGCGCTGGGTTTCATGCTGATGCTGCTCTCCACTGCCGCGCACATGATTCCGCCCTACCTGACGGCGCCGCTGATGGACAATGTGCTGATCCCGTATCAGAACGGCAAGCACATCGATCCGTGGCTGGTGGTGTACTACATGAGCGGCTTGCTCGGTTCGGCCCTGCTGGCCTGGCTGCTGGGCTGGGGCAAGACCTATGTGCTGGCCCTGGTGTCCGAACGCATGGGCGCCGACCTGCGCTCGGCCACGTATGAGCATCTGATGAAGCTGTCGCTGGAATTTTTCGGCGGCAAGCGCACGGGCGACCTGATGTCGCGCATCGGCAGCGGCAGTGACCGCATCTGCGTCTTCCTCTCGCTGCATTTGCTCGATTTCGCCTCCGACGTGCTGATGATCATCATGACGGGCGTCATTCTGTGGTCGATGAACCCCTGGCTGGCCATCATGACCCTGGCGCCATTGCCGTTCATCGCCTGGATGATCCACCTGGTGCGCGACCGTCTGCGCACGGGTTTTGAAAAGATCGACCGCGTGTGGAGCGAAGTGACCAACGTGCTGGCCGATACGATACCCGGCATCCGCGTGGTGAAGGCGTTTGCGCAGGAAAAGCGCGAAGCGGCCCGCTTCCGCGACGCCAACGCGCACAACCTGGCCGTCAACGACAAGTTGAACAAGGTCTGGTCGCTGTTCTCGCCCACCGTCTCGTTCCTGACGGAGATGGGTTTGCTGGTCATCTGGTGCTTTGGCATCTGGCAACTGTCGCGCGGCGAAATCACCGTCGGCGTACTGACCGCCTTCATCGCCTACAGCACGCGCTTCTACGGCCGCCTCGATTCCATGAGCCGCATCGTTTCCGTGACGCAGAAATCGGCGTCCGCCGCCAAGCGCATCTTCGACATCCTCGACCACGTGTCGAGCGTGCCGGAACCGGCGCACCCCGTGAAACTGGAGAAGATCGAAGGCAGGATCGATTTGCGCGAAGTCGGTTTCCGCTATGGCAACCGGGCCGTCAACCGCGGCATCACGCTGAATATCAAGGCCGGCGAGATGATCGGCCTGGTAGGCCACAGCGGTTCGGGCAAGAGTACGCTGGTCAACCTGATTTGCCGCTTCTATGACGTGTCGGAAGGGGCGATTTTGCTCGATGGCGTCGATATCCGCTCGTTCGCCGTGTCCGACTACCGCCGCAACATCGGCCTGGTGCTGCAGGAGCCGTTCCTGTTCTTCGGCACCATCGCGGAAAATATCGCTTACGGCAAGCCGCACGCGTCGCGCCAGGAGATCATCGCCGCCGCGCGCGCCGCGCATGCGCACGAATTCATCCTGCGCCTGCCGCAAGGCTACGATTCGATGGTGGGCGAGCGGGGCCAGGGCTTGTCCGGCGGCGAACGCCAGCGCATCTCGATCGCCCGCGCCCTGCTGATCGATCCGCGCATCCTGATCATGGATGAAGCGACATCGTCGGTCGATTCGGAAACGGAAAAAGAAATTCAGAAGGCGCTGGACAACCTGGTGCAAGGCCGCACGACGATCGCCATCGCGCACAGGCTGTCGACCCTGCACCGGGCCGATCGCCTGGTGGTGCTGGATCGCGGCCAGGTCGTCGAAGTGGGCAGTCACGATGAACTGATGGCGAAAGAGGGCGCCTATTTCCGCCTCTACGAAGCACAGGCGCGCAACAACGAACTCGCCCTGGATGACAAGGAATAA
- the cphA gene encoding cyanophycin synthetase translates to MIKKKNIEFARVTHLRGPNIWTYRPVIEAWVDIGELEDYPSNTLPGLYERLVAWLPGMIEHRCGVGERGGFFERLREGTWSAHILEHVVLELQNLAGMRTGFGQTRSTSQRGVYKMAFRTREEHVGRAALAAARELLMAAINDEAYDLEAALAPLRDMVDARCLGPSTASIVDAATERGIPSLRLNDGNLVQLGHGAAQRRIWTAETDRTSAIAEGIASDKDLTKFLLKSCGVRVPEGSLVRSAEAAWEEAQDIGVPVVVKPYDGNHGRGVSLNLMTESDVKAAYELAARKGDSSAVLVESFITGDEHRLLVVGNKLIAAAKGESLWVDGDGVSTVLELVNTQINIDPRRGEGEDFPLGTVKPHESGEIVLELQRQGMTALSVPQAGQKVLIQPNGNVAIDVTDDVHPSVMHAALLAARVVGLDIAGIDLVTTDITRPLEEQRGAIIEVNASPGLLAHIKPGVGQSRPVGAAIVDHLFAAEETGRIPLIGVTGTRGASLIVRMLCKLLNLSGLHTGAVCSEGMYLDQRRVVSNDCVNWDAGQRLLLNRTVQTALFESNPRMILAEGLAYDKCQVGIVTDMGSVESVKDFDVLDDAGLYKAVRSQVDVVVPTGVAVLNAANAHVLELAELCDGTVTLYAQDGSLPAIAAQLAAGQRAVFVRGNHIVLAEGGIETVLLCLDLLKPATAGNVDSVLAVAAAAWAMNLPVDLICAGLRTFDAAPGCIGN, encoded by the coding sequence ATGATCAAGAAGAAGAACATCGAATTTGCCCGCGTCACCCACTTGCGCGGCCCCAACATCTGGACGTATCGCCCGGTGATTGAAGCCTGGGTCGACATCGGCGAACTGGAAGACTATCCATCCAATACCCTGCCCGGCCTGTACGAGCGTCTGGTGGCATGGCTGCCGGGCATGATCGAGCACCGCTGCGGCGTGGGCGAACGGGGCGGCTTTTTCGAGCGCCTGCGCGAAGGCACCTGGTCGGCGCACATCCTCGAACACGTGGTGCTGGAATTGCAAAACCTAGCAGGCATGCGCACGGGCTTCGGCCAGACGCGCTCGACCAGCCAGCGCGGCGTCTACAAGATGGCTTTCCGCACGCGTGAAGAGCACGTGGGCCGCGCCGCCCTGGCCGCCGCGCGCGAACTGCTGATGGCCGCCATCAACGATGAAGCCTACGACCTGGAAGCGGCCCTGGCGCCCCTGCGCGACATGGTCGATGCGCGCTGCCTGGGCCCGAGCACGGCCAGCATCGTCGATGCGGCCACCGAGCGCGGCATCCCTTCGCTGCGCCTGAATGACGGCAACCTGGTGCAGCTGGGCCACGGCGCCGCGCAGCGCCGCATCTGGACGGCCGAAACGGACCGCACCAGCGCGATTGCCGAAGGCATCGCCAGCGACAAGGACCTGACCAAATTCCTGCTCAAATCGTGCGGCGTGCGCGTCCCTGAAGGCAGCCTGGTGCGCAGCGCCGAAGCGGCCTGGGAAGAAGCGCAAGACATCGGCGTGCCTGTCGTCGTCAAGCCGTATGACGGTAACCATGGGCGCGGCGTGTCGCTGAACCTGATGACGGAAAGCGACGTCAAGGCTGCCTATGAGCTGGCTGCGCGCAAGGGCGACAGCTCGGCCGTGCTGGTGGAAAGCTTCATCACGGGCGACGAACACCGTCTGCTCGTCGTCGGCAACAAGCTGATCGCGGCGGCCAAGGGCGAATCGCTGTGGGTCGACGGCGATGGCGTCTCCACCGTGCTGGAACTGGTCAACACGCAAATCAATATCGATCCGCGCCGCGGCGAAGGCGAAGATTTTCCATTGGGCACCGTCAAGCCGCACGAATCGGGCGAAATCGTGCTGGAACTGCAGCGCCAGGGCATGACCGCCCTGTCCGTGCCGCAGGCGGGCCAGAAAGTGCTGATCCAGCCGAACGGCAACGTGGCCATCGACGTCACGGACGACGTGCATCCATCCGTTATGCATGCGGCCCTGCTGGCCGCGCGCGTCGTGGGCCTCGATATCGCCGGCATCGACCTGGTCACCACCGACATCACGCGTCCGCTGGAAGAGCAGCGCGGCGCCATCATCGAAGTCAATGCCAGCCCCGGCCTGCTGGCGCACATCAAGCCGGGCGTGGGCCAGAGCCGCCCTGTCGGCGCGGCCATCGTCGACCACCTGTTCGCCGCCGAGGAAACGGGCCGCATTCCGCTGATCGGCGTGACGGGCACGCGCGGCGCCAGCCTGATCGTGCGCATGCTGTGCAAACTGCTCAACCTGTCGGGCCTGCACACGGGCGCCGTCTGCAGCGAAGGCATGTACCTGGACCAGCGCCGCGTAGTCAGCAACGATTGCGTGAACTGGGACGCGGGCCAGCGCCTGCTGCTCAACCGCACCGTGCAGACGGCCCTGTTCGAGAGCAATCCGCGCATGATCCTGGCCGAAGGCCTGGCCTATGACAAGTGCCAGGTCGGCATCGTCACCGACATGGGCAGTGTAGAGAGCGTCAAGGATTTCGACGTGCTCGACGATGCGGGCCTGTACAAGGCCGTGCGCAGCCAGGTCGACGTGGTGGTGCCGACGGGCGTGGCCGTGCTGAACGCGGCCAACGCCCACGTGCTGGAACTGGCCGAGCTGTGCGACGGCACGGTGACCCTGTATGCACAGGATGGCAGCTTGCCGGCCATCGCGGCGCAGCTGGCCGCCGGCCAGCGCGCCGTGTTCGTGCGCGGCAACCACATCGTGCTGGCCGAAGGCGGCATCGAAACGGTCTTGCTGTGCCTGGATCTGCTGAAACCGGCCACGGCCGGCAATGTCGACAGCGTGCTGGCCGTCGCGGCGGCCGCCTGGGCCATGAACCTGCCTGTCGACCTGATCTGCGCGGGTTTACGCACCTTCGACGCGGCCCCCGGCTGCATCGGGAATTAA
- the cphA gene encoding cyanophycin synthetase, with amino-acid sequence MEVSRVRALRGPNLWSHDTAVEAIVSCTTQELDIAQLPGFEARLRARFPQLSPLQPLGNYNAAPMAQVLELAALGLQAQAGCPVTFSRTTPTLETGIFQVVVEYSEEAVGRLALELAQQLCRAALDDAPFDLAGALHQLQELDEDVRLGPSTGAIVNAAVARNIPFRRLTEGSLVTFGWGSKQRKIQAAEMDGTSAIAEAIAQDKELTKKLLDSAGVPVPHGRVAIDADDAWAAACEIGLPVVVKPKDGNQGKGVTVNVTTREQLTAGFLAAQEFRDDILVERYLPGHDFRLLVIGNKMVAAARRDPPQVVGDGQHTVRELVDQVNLDPRRGSGHATSLTKIRFDDIALASLAKQGYVAESVPPVGQRVILRNNANLSTGGSATDVTVDVHPEVAARAVAAAHMVGLDICGVDVVSESILKPLEEQNAGIVEVNAAPGLRMHLAPSFGKPRPVGEAIIAAMFAEGDDGRIPVVAVTGTNGKTTTVRLIAHLLTTSGLRTGMTNTDGVYIEGRQIDSGDCSGPRSARNVLLHPDVDAAVFETARGGMLREGLAFDRCQVAVVTNIGAGDHLGLNYITTVEDLAVLKRVIVQNVADSGVAVLNATDPAVARMAKNCSGTVTFFAADKTHPVMATHRAQGNRVVYVEDGNLVAAQGKERHEIALSQVPITRNGAIGFQVDNVMASLAAAWAVGLDWKTIALGLKTFANEADNAPGRFNVFDYKGATLIADYGHNPDAILALVQAVESMPAKRRSVVISGAGDRRDEDIRQQTEILGAAFDDVLLYQDQCQRGRADGEVVALLRQGLNGAKRTSHIDEINGEFVAIDKALARLNEGDLCLILIDQVEEALAHIARRVAEA; translated from the coding sequence ATGGAAGTATCTCGCGTACGGGCCTTGCGGGGCCCTAACCTCTGGAGCCACGACACCGCCGTGGAAGCCATTGTTTCCTGCACCACGCAGGAACTCGACATCGCCCAGCTGCCCGGCTTCGAAGCCCGCCTGCGCGCGCGCTTTCCGCAACTGAGCCCGCTGCAACCGCTGGGCAATTACAACGCCGCGCCGATGGCGCAGGTGCTGGAACTGGCGGCGCTGGGCCTGCAGGCGCAAGCCGGCTGCCCCGTCACCTTCAGCCGCACCACGCCGACCCTGGAAACGGGCATCTTCCAGGTCGTCGTCGAATACTCGGAAGAAGCCGTCGGCCGCCTGGCCCTGGAACTGGCGCAGCAGCTGTGCCGCGCCGCGCTCGACGACGCGCCGTTCGACCTGGCCGGCGCCCTGCACCAGTTGCAGGAACTCGATGAAGACGTGCGCCTGGGCCCCTCCACCGGCGCCATCGTCAACGCCGCCGTGGCGCGCAACATCCCGTTCCGCCGCCTGACCGAAGGCAGCCTGGTGACGTTCGGCTGGGGCAGCAAGCAACGCAAGATCCAGGCCGCCGAAATGGACGGCACCAGCGCGATTGCCGAAGCCATCGCGCAAGACAAGGAACTGACCAAGAAGCTGCTCGATTCGGCCGGCGTGCCGGTGCCGCACGGCCGTGTCGCCATCGATGCGGACGACGCCTGGGCCGCCGCCTGCGAGATCGGCCTGCCCGTCGTCGTGAAACCGAAGGATGGCAACCAGGGCAAGGGCGTCACCGTCAATGTCACCACGCGCGAACAGCTGACGGCCGGCTTCCTCGCGGCGCAGGAATTCCGCGACGACATCCTCGTCGAGCGCTACCTGCCGGGCCACGATTTCCGTTTGCTCGTCATCGGCAACAAGATGGTGGCAGCGGCCCGCCGCGACCCGCCGCAAGTGGTGGGCGACGGCCAGCACACGGTGCGCGAACTGGTCGACCAGGTCAACCTGGACCCGCGCCGCGGCAGCGGCCACGCCACCTCGCTGACAAAAATCCGCTTCGACGACATCGCCCTGGCCAGCCTGGCAAAGCAGGGCTATGTGGCCGAATCCGTGCCGCCCGTGGGCCAGCGCGTGATTTTGCGCAATAACGCCAACCTGTCGACGGGCGGCTCGGCCACCGACGTCACCGTCGACGTGCACCCGGAAGTGGCGGCGCGCGCCGTCGCCGCCGCGCACATGGTGGGCCTGGACATCTGCGGCGTGGACGTGGTCTCCGAAAGCATACTGAAACCGCTGGAAGAACAGAACGCCGGCATCGTCGAAGTGAACGCCGCACCGGGCCTGCGCATGCACCTGGCGCCGTCGTTCGGCAAGCCGCGCCCCGTGGGCGAAGCCATCATCGCCGCCATGTTCGCCGAGGGCGACGATGGCCGCATCCCCGTCGTCGCCGTGACGGGCACCAACGGCAAGACCACCACCGTGCGCCTGATCGCCCACCTGCTCACCACCTCCGGCCTGCGCACCGGCATGACCAACACCGATGGCGTGTACATCGAAGGGCGCCAGATCGACAGCGGCGACTGCAGCGGTCCGCGCAGCGCGCGCAACGTGCTGCTGCACCCTGACGTGGACGCGGCCGTGTTCGAGACGGCGCGCGGCGGCATGCTGCGCGAAGGCCTGGCCTTCGACCGCTGCCAGGTCGCCGTGGTGACCAACATCGGCGCCGGGGATCACCTGGGCCTGAACTACATCACCACCGTGGAAGACCTCGCGGTACTCAAAAGAGTGATCGTGCAGAACGTGGCCGACAGCGGCGTGGCCGTGCTGAACGCCACCGACCCTGCCGTGGCGCGCATGGCCAAGAATTGCAGCGGCACGGTGACCTTCTTCGCCGCAGACAAGACGCATCCCGTGATGGCCACGCACCGCGCGCAGGGCAACCGCGTGGTGTACGTGGAAGATGGCAATCTGGTCGCCGCACAGGGTAAGGAACGCCACGAAATCGCCCTGTCGCAAGTGCCGATCACGCGCAATGGCGCCATCGGCTTCCAGGTCGACAACGTCATGGCATCGCTGGCCGCCGCCTGGGCCGTGGGCCTGGACTGGAAAACCATTGCGCTGGGCCTGAAAACCTTTGCCAATGAAGCCGACAATGCGCCCGGTCGCTTCAATGTATTCGACTACAAGGGTGCCACCCTGATCGCCGACTACGGCCACAATCCGGACGCCATCCTGGCGCTGGTGCAGGCCGTCGAAAGCATGCCGGCCAAGCGCCGTTCGGTGGTCATCAGCGGTGCCGGCGACCGCCGCGACGAAGACATCCGCCAGCAGACGGAAATCCTCGGCGCCGCCTTCGACGACGTACTTCTGTACCAGGACCAGTGCCAGCGCGGCCGCGCCGATGGCGAAGTCGTGGCGCTGCTGCGCCAGGGCTTGAACGGCGCCAAGCGCACCAGCCATATCGATGAAATCAACGGCGAATTCGTCGCCATCGACAAGGCCCTGGCGCGCCTGAACGAAGGCGATCTGTGCCTGATCCTGATCGACCAGGTGGAAGAAGCGCTGGCGCACATCGCCAGGCGCGTCGCCGAAGCGTAA
- a CDS encoding EAL domain-containing protein has protein sequence MIGKLTVGRKLALIYLLDLSAVIFISGILINEKYIAIDFSRKEMAGNAYIAAIRDALLPLTRSTAQVDAQAAAIEQAERQFGAGMRSAQLSGEFATLLRQAGGTPAAHDGMAPSPAFVAGRELLTRVGNQSNLILDPDLDSYYTMSLVILRFPELLEVINSTRDLALQLATAEGAQRQRLQTQFLILEGRMDATMGGIGSDYTEAFAASTPLLRRHLDGSRATLQQAVAQFRASTQALAGTPAHADGNAALLRHDAAAVAALQRAWRAAENELHRLIQLRVDGFFTRMWLHLGTAVLLLVMILGLVFFVARQIALPIRRLARVAQEVRETGDHSLRAVWDSEDETGRLVSAFNTMLQQLDFQRMAQQDLVARASAADAQRQLVDAIPIPLMVTSIPHHQVLHANQAAHAWQGSLELDPWVGGMSPQARSRFFQRLSDLGAVDEFEVCWSGGGTPTWALISARLIDYQGQRAVLSTFTPINKMKLMESRLELWAKVFEASAESLIVMDADMRIITVNQAFRRHSLYDMVELIGKRPAFLLAPDNSPEQLDSLRQTLARRGYWQGEISVQRKSMESYPAWLVMNAVRDLDGVTTHFIASSLDISERKASERQIEHMAHHDALTGLANRHVSKLRLAAAIAQARRSGEKVGVLFVDLDRFKHVNDALGHHVGDALLQSVSKRLLQLVREGDTVCRLGGDEFVVILNGIGDAEAIGALLDTRLIPAMRQPHQVEGSALYVSCSVGVAIYPDHGDDMDTLMRHADAAMYQAKSGGRDNARMFTPQMQEQQLQQLHLESDLRHAIERQELVLYYQPRVDAQSSRLNGVESLIRWQHPQHGLIAPDSFIPAAEESGLIVSIGAWVIREACRQQLAWREAGAGDIAVSINLSAIQLKSGTLVATLREVLREFPVTPGQIEFELTESILMDNVDDTIATLHAIKALGFALSIDDFGTGYSSLNYLCRFPLDKLKIDMSFVQDIHGSPQNLAVTKTIIGLGHTLGLTVTAEGVESAADADVLRHAGCDELQGYYFARPMPQAHFMAWLAHSDARCAA, from the coding sequence ATGATCGGAAAATTGACGGTGGGGCGCAAACTGGCGCTGATCTATCTGCTCGACCTGTCCGCCGTCATCTTCATTTCCGGCATCCTCATCAACGAAAAATACATCGCCATCGATTTCTCGCGCAAGGAGATGGCGGGCAATGCCTACATCGCCGCCATCCGCGATGCGCTGCTGCCGCTGACGCGCAGCACGGCGCAAGTGGACGCGCAAGCCGCCGCCATCGAGCAAGCCGAGCGCCAGTTCGGCGCAGGCATGCGCAGCGCGCAATTGAGCGGGGAATTCGCCACCCTGTTGCGCCAGGCCGGCGGCACGCCAGCGGCACATGACGGCATGGCGCCCTCGCCCGCCTTTGTGGCCGGACGCGAACTGCTTACACGCGTGGGCAACCAGTCGAACCTGATCCTCGACCCGGACCTGGACAGCTACTACACCATGTCGCTGGTGATCCTGCGCTTTCCCGAACTGCTGGAAGTGATCAACAGCACGCGCGACCTGGCCCTGCAGCTGGCGACAGCCGAAGGCGCGCAGCGCCAGCGCCTGCAGACCCAGTTCCTGATCCTGGAAGGGCGCATGGACGCCACCATGGGCGGCATCGGCAGCGACTACACGGAGGCGTTCGCGGCCAGCACGCCACTGCTGCGCCGGCACCTGGACGGCTCGCGCGCGACCCTGCAGCAAGCCGTGGCGCAGTTTCGCGCCAGCACACAGGCGCTGGCCGGCACGCCAGCCCATGCCGATGGCAACGCCGCGCTGCTGCGGCACGATGCGGCGGCCGTCGCGGCCCTGCAGCGTGCCTGGCGCGCGGCGGAAAACGAATTGCACCGCCTGATCCAGTTGCGCGTGGACGGCTTTTTCACGCGCATGTGGCTGCACCTGGGCACGGCCGTGCTGCTGCTGGTGATGATATTGGGCCTGGTGTTTTTCGTCGCGCGGCAGATCGCCCTGCCCATCCGCCGCCTGGCGCGCGTGGCGCAGGAAGTGCGCGAAACGGGCGACCATAGCCTGCGCGCCGTCTGGGACAGCGAGGATGAAACGGGGCGCCTGGTCAGCGCCTTCAATACCATGCTGCAGCAGCTCGACTTCCAGCGCATGGCGCAGCAGGACCTGGTGGCGCGCGCCAGCGCGGCCGACGCGCAGCGCCAGCTGGTCGACGCCATTCCCATCCCGCTGATGGTTACCTCGATCCCGCATCACCAGGTACTGCACGCGAACCAGGCCGCGCACGCCTGGCAGGGCAGCCTGGAGCTGGATCCCTGGGTGGGCGGCATGAGTCCGCAAGCCCGTTCGCGCTTCTTCCAGCGCTTGAGCGACCTGGGCGCAGTCGATGAATTCGAGGTGTGCTGGAGCGGCGGCGGCACGCCCACCTGGGCCTTGATTTCCGCGCGCCTGATCGACTACCAGGGCCAGCGCGCGGTGCTGTCGACCTTCACGCCGATCAACAAGATGAAGCTGATGGAGTCGCGCCTGGAACTGTGGGCCAAGGTCTTCGAGGCATCGGCGGAAAGCCTGATCGTGATGGATGCCGACATGCGCATCATCACCGTCAACCAGGCCTTCCGCCGCCATTCGCTGTACGACATGGTGGAGCTGATCGGCAAGCGACCGGCCTTCCTGCTCGCGCCGGACAACAGTCCCGAGCAGCTCGACAGCCTGCGCCAGACCCTGGCGCGGCGCGGCTACTGGCAGGGAGAAATCTCGGTGCAGCGCAAGTCGATGGAAAGCTATCCCGCCTGGCTGGTGATGAACGCCGTGCGCGACCTCGATGGCGTCACCACGCATTTCATCGCCAGCTCGCTCGACATCAGCGAACGCAAGGCCAGCGAGCGGCAGATCGAGCACATGGCCCACCACGATGCGCTCACGGGCCTGGCGAACCGCCACGTGTCGAAACTGCGCCTGGCGGCCGCCATCGCGCAGGCGCGCCGCAGCGGCGAAAAAGTCGGCGTGCTGTTCGTCGACCTGGACCGCTTCAAGCACGTCAACGACGCGCTGGGCCACCATGTGGGCGACGCGCTGCTGCAATCGGTCTCAAAGCGCCTGCTGCAGCTGGTGCGCGAAGGCGACACCGTCTGCCGCCTGGGCGGCGATGAATTCGTCGTCATCCTCAACGGCATCGGCGACGCAGAAGCCATCGGCGCGCTGCTCGACACGCGATTGATACCGGCCATGCGCCAGCCGCACCAGGTGGAAGGCAGCGCGCTGTATGTCTCGTGCAGCGTGGGCGTGGCCATCTATCCGGATCACGGCGACGACATGGATACCCTGATGCGCCACGCCGATGCGGCCATGTACCAGGCCAAGAGCGGCGGGCGCGATAATGCGCGCATGTTCACGCCGCAGATGCAGGAGCAGCAGTTGCAGCAGCTGCACCTGGAAAGCGACCTGCGCCACGCCATCGAGCGGCAGGAACTGGTGCTGTACTACCAGCCGCGCGTCGATGCGCAAAGCAGCCGCCTGAATGGCGTGGAAAGCCTGATCCGCTGGCAGCACCCGCAGCACGGCCTGATCGCGCCCGACAGCTTCATTCCCGCTGCCGAGGAATCGGGCCTGATCGTCTCCATCGGCGCATGGGTCATCCGCGAAGCGTGCCGCCAGCAGCTGGCCTGGCGCGAGGCGGGCGCGGGCGACATCGCCGTGTCGATCAACCTGTCGGCCATCCAGTTGAAAAGCGGTACCCTGGTGGCCACCTTGCGCGAGGTGCTGCGCGAGTTTCCCGTCACGCCGGGACAAATCGAATTCGAACTGACCGAATCGATCCTGATGGACAATGTGGACGACACCATCGCCACCCTGCACGCCATCAAGGCGCTGGGGTTTGCGCTGTCGATCGACGATTTCGGCACCGGCTATTCGAGCCTGAACTACCTGTGCCGCTTCCCGCTCGACAAGCTGAAAATAGACATGAGCTTCGTGCAGGACATCCACGGTTCGCCGCAAAACCTGGCCGTGACGAAAACCATCATCGGCCTGGGCCATACCCTGGGCTTGACGGTCACCGCCGAAGGCGTGGAAAGCGCGGCCGATGCCGACGTGCTGCGCCACGCCGGCTGCGATGAGTTGCAAGGGTATTACTTTGCCCGCCCCATGCCGCAGGCGCACTTCATGGCCTGGCTGGCGCACAGCGACGCGCGCTGCGCCGCCTGA